The DNA window AATACCACACCAATTTTAGCAATTGGGAAGCCACATCCGGGCTGTTGACTACTATGTTGAGGATATTCTTTCTGGTTTTCTAGAGTATCAGGCATAGAAACAGATGAACCGTCTATTACCTTCACATTTCGACCACACCATAAATATTCTTTTGTAACTTTTTCTTCTAGATTTTGTGCCGTTGAGTTGAAAAGTTTCTCTAATAATTTTTCTGACAGCCTTGCCCTAGCTTGACAATATCCGCTTGTATCTGTTGACGGAATTTCTACTTCTTCACCAGCTAAATGAGCAATTATTTTACTTACAGCATTATGGCAAGTTTTATCCGGATCTAAAACCTGCGATAAAAACGCCCACAACGTTATAAATGGGTCAAATAATCGCTTTTTATATTTGATTTTTAGCTCAGATATTGCAAGTCTTATCACTGATTCCGGCAATAGTTCTTTGAAAGGTAAACCTAAACTTTGGTTAAATTTATCCTTGAGGATTTGTACTCTTAGTGTCACAGTAGTAGTAATTTTGGTTTTGGCTTATTCGTCTTGTAGACAGTATTTCACGGACGAGTAAGCTTTTTCTACCTCCAAAAAATTTTAGGCAACTGTACATCATCTCTTCATCAGCGATCGCAGCTACTTATCCCATTAACTACTGCGCTCTCTGGCATTAAAAGCTGTAACCCCTATTCCGCATACCTTAGAGCTTTTCTTAGTGCCATTCGTTCTATGGGACTGGTTAAGGCAGTGCGTCAGCGACACCGACGAACGGCTGCTAGGTCACTTGACATTTGGGCTGATGCCTTAACTTGACACCTATGGTTAAGTACCCATTGCTTGAGGTAGTCGGGGTTTTGTCCACTCATAGGTAGGGGAACACAATAAATTCCGCGATTGGCTGCGATTTGCCCCCAAGTTGCTATCGACCCAGCTTTACAATCGGCGATGAAGACAAACTGTTTATGTCCAATCACCTTCACGATTTTTTCCCAAGTAGGGAAATATAATGGGTCATCAGCTCCATTTCCTTCAAGAGTGGCACTGACTAATGGCATTCCCATCGGGTCGAGCGTTGCTAGTAACTGGCGATATTGCAACATATCTGGGCGTTTATCTTTGGAGTAGCCATAACGCAGCAGATTTTCTAATGATTCCCTTTGATTTTCATGATTCACACTAAAACTGGTTGTATCTGTGCGTGCGATTTTTGTTGGTAATTCGTAGGCTCTAATTATCTGTCTTCCCAACTTGATTTCGATTTCCTGCCTTGCCTGTGATTGTTTGCCCAATTCTTCTACTAATCTTGCCAATCGGTCATCAGTTGTATCTTTTTCCCCAATTGACCATCCCGTATTTAATTCCAATATCTGCTGATGTGCTTTTACCCATGCTTCTACTGCACATAGCCGATGGTCTGATTGCGTGATTATGTATGTTAATAGTAATACACTTAATTGACCGTAACTTAAACCTTGGTGGTTTCCATGCGGTTTTGATAACTTTTGGTCTATATATTTACCTATTTGTATCTGTTTGAGCCATTCCACTATTAATGGAATATCGTCTATCCGTTCGGAACTTATTTTTACCTCTACCTCACTCATCGATGCACCCCAAAACAGTCCATTAGCTTGTCTTCACATTACCTATAATCAGCGTCTCATACTCCCAAAAGTTCTTTGATTACCTGATTCCTTTGTCCTCAAGCTTTTAATTCCTCTTCCCTCCTCAAAATCAGCGAACCGACAGTCTAAAGAAATAGGTGCTTTAAATCAAGCATCTATTTCAGGTAAAGACCAGTCAGAGCAAGGGTTCCAGGAAACCTCACAAACTGCTCAGGAACAGTTCACGAACTCAAATGATGAGTTCGTGAACTGTGTCTCTGACACGCTTACAGGAAATTCGCGTGAGGAGGAGACGGCGAGTGCGCCCTTGGGGGGCGCTTCGCCTCAGTTTGTTCAAAGCGTGTCAGAGAAGGAGGAAGAATTACCTGCGGTAACAGACTGTACATCGCTGGCACTTGTGGATGCTGCACCAAGTCAATCTGCTTTGCTGTTGGCTGAAAACCAGGATTGTGGTGTTGAACCGACAATCTCTCATGAAGGTACTTGTTCCGCCGCGCCCGTTGCCCAAAATGAAAAATCTTTAAGTTCTGTGATCGCAGATCAGAAAATAAAACCGAGTTGCCTCTCTGCTGAGTTGATGACTGAAAATTCAGTTTCGGGTGTAGAAATCAAAACAGTTGATGAGGGTAAAGATTCCGCCGCGCCCGTCACTCAAAAATGGTTGCATGAGGCGATTGTAGCGAGGTCAAGTATGCGACCGGAGCGTATGCAAAAACTCAAATTAGCCGAAAATTCGGGGCAGAATCCCGGTTTTGAGTTCTTGCAGGAGTGTTGGAGTGACGATCCGGCTTTGCAGATTGTGATCAAGAAACTGCTGGCTAAGTTTCCGCAGTGGAGGATTGCAGTTGTGGATGGGGTCTTAATGAAGTGGAACGATCAGGGATCGCACCTCAACTGCTAGCATATTGTAATACTTGTTACTACTCCCAGGGCTACACAGCTTATACCAGTATTTCTTTGCCGTCCAGTTTTACTACATATTTACGACTACCCCACTTTATAAATAGTCTCTGAGAGAGTGGAAGCTATGCTAATCTTACTAAAGCGTTAATGCAAACATTTATTTTTTAACAATTTTGCTGTAAAAGATCAGAAAAGCTTACGGATAAAAATCAGTAACAACATTAACAATGTTGTTGTTCGCATCGTATCCAAAGTATGAAGCGTAAAAACCATCGCCCCATCCTGACTTAAATGCAACAATATTTGCTTCAGTATAATTATCAAAAGGAAGAATAGCCCAGTCCCATGTATGGGTATAGTTTTTTTCCAGTGCTGCTTCTAACTGGTCAGCAAATATTTCATAAAATGTACTCATAGTTTCCGCAGCGTCCGCGTCTATAAAGCAACCTGTTCCAGCGTCAACGCTATAGCCAAATATTTCTTCTTCTTTTAGCTCAGTTAATTCCTCACCAGGTCTAGTAGCCATTTCCCAGCGCACAGGAATTTGCTCATTAAGGCGAAGCATTGCATAAGCAACTCTATAATCACCACTGCTTAGTATCTGAGCAACGCTTAAGATAACTGGATAACGACCTGGTGGTAAAGTTGCACTAAAAGGTTCTGTGTGTAGACCAGTAAAAGGATCGCAAGCAACCAAATTGCCAGAAGTTAAAATTAGTTCTCCAATATTATATGTGTTCAAAATTATTTCGCCTGAATGAGGACTTAGTATTTTTTCTTTTGTTATGAAAGCTGCTATAAAACTAGATTTATTCACTTCTTATATTAATCTATTCTAATTTTAGTTTTTATTATTCAGGGTGATTCGTGACAAGTTAAGAAAAAGCAGGAATTATCAATGGTAGAGGAAAAGGCGATAAATCAAGAGGTTTAAGCTTGTTCCGTACTGTTTTAACAACATCTAGATTTTTGTTTTCAGGAGCAGCGAAAAATAGAACTGGGTCAGTAAGCCTGCCTTTGGAATATGCATGATTAAAATGATAGAGACTCGCGTTAAACCATTTCCAAATAAATACGCTCAAATGGTAGTGCAAGTTCTTCGGCAACAGCATCTGCTAGGTCAATTAAAATCGCGTAAAACAACCAATTCGTCCAAACTTGCATGGGTAATCTTGTTAATAAGTCCACAACAGTACATATCTTGCCTGCTAAAGCGCCGATGGGTACATCTTGGAGGCTTTCTAACTTATGAAACAAAGCTTCGAGCGTTGATCCATCGGCAATCCAAATGTTTTGAAAATGCCTACTTGCATATTTGACTGCGGGTGGCAGAGGTCTTTTTTTCGAGTATGTCAACGTGCTTTCAACTGTGGTAGCAACTCATAAAATACCCGTTCAAAAAGTTCTGCTGAAAAGCTGAGAAACCTTTGTGACATAAAAGAACACTTAAATACAACATCATTAAAATTTGAAATGTTTAGTCACGTATTTCTATTTTAGATATTTGGGAACCTGCTGGCAATTTTCTTACTTGCTGTAATATTTGTCCAATCAGTTCCCAATAAACCTTCATACTACTAACTTCAAGATTTGATAACTCTTCTTTTCCATTCAAAAACAACGGTATTTTATATCCTACACACTCATGTAATTGAACTTCATGAACCACAGTAGTTTTCCACTCAGAAAATAAATGTGATGCCAAAGCATCTTTGGGATAATCAACAATAAGATTGTGAAAATCATTAAACGAAACAGAAATTTCAAGAGCTTCTCCGGCACCAACATCAAACATTAATAGCAAAGGTTCACCTTCCGAAACTCGATTCGAGTCTAAAGTAAACTGCCTCCCAAGCCAATCATATGCAAAGCAATTAATCCTACCTTTAAAGTACGGAAAAGCACTTTCTACGATAAGCGTCCATTTTTCAATTTCTACAATTTGATGTAATCGATACAATCCATTGTTGAAGGTACTTCCTTCAAACTTATATAAGAATTCAGCAGCACCAATGGCTTTACTAAATATGCTCGGTAGAAGTACTTGTTCCGTTGTTTTATTTTCGTAACGGTTAGTCAGTTTAAAATTTTCTAAAAATTGTTCAAACATCTAAGCTGTCTCCTTGATTATTTATTCAATCCTTACTAAAATAAAAATTAGAATTGTTTGCACTTATAAAACCCTAGTAATTCAGCGAACCATTACTTAATATTCTCTCCATTGCAAATTAAAACTATTTTTTAGAAAAATCTATTGCTGTCAGTAATATTTTCACTTCAACTCTACACAATAATAGTAGTAGCATAACTATCTTAAAAATATGTATTTTTTTACAAGATAAAATTTTATATAATAGTTTGCTTTTAAATCACAAAATTAGCTCTAAATCTCCAGATAAACATATAGTGACAATACTAACAATATTATTCTCAACATCATATCCAAAGTAAGAAGGATAAAAACCGTCACCTACACCCACAGCAAATGCAATAACATTTATTGCGGTAGATTCATCTATACACATATTAGCCCACATAAATCCAAAGCTATCGTTTTCTTCCAGTAATTCGTCTAACTTGCCATTTAAAGTTTCTTCATATATCTCTGTGTTTAAGAGACTGTCATAAATAATTTGACCAGCCTCTGCGTCCATAAAACAACCTATTCCAGAGTCAACATAGTAGCCAAATTTTTCTCCTACCTTAAGAGAATTTATATCTTCACCAAATCTAGTAGCCATTTCCCACCTTGTAGGAATTTGCTCGCCAAAGCGAAGCATTGCATAAGCAACTATCGGATCATGATTATTCTGATTATAAGCAACACTCACAATAACTGGATAACTACCAGGTTTAATATTGGTATTAAAAGGTTCTGTAGTAGGAAAAACGAGCGGATCGCAAGCCACCAATTTATTTGAATTTAATATTAAATTCCCAAGTTTGTAAGATTTTAAATTCATAATTCCTAGTATAGAGTTTAATTGACAATTAGCTTGGAAAGCTTTTGAAAAATCAGGATTAGTCATTTTTAAATCCATCTTTGTATTGATCTTAAATAGTACAACTTCTTCTAAACCTTCTGCTATCGATACAAGCGAGAGTTTAATTGTTTAAATCATTTATTTTTGATTATTTATCAACAATTTCAATTTCTTGTACACGAATCGTTTTTTCTCCTTTTGATAACCTTGCCATTGCAGCATTTATTTTAGAGCCAAGGCTCTTATTAATTGAATCTGATAAGGGTTGCAGATTATCTATTGTATCTGAACCGCCAAATTGGAGATCAACTATGTGATCTACATTGTATATCTTACCTTTTGCATCTATTGGCCACGAACCATTTGCTTTTCTGTATTCTTTCTTAAACTCGTCTTTCACATCTTGACCTCCTGTTGGTTTATTAACTATTCTTCTACCTTCAAGCTGAATTAATGCTCCATCAGTGCCCTCAAGAAATTCATTTATAGCATTAATTTTTGCTTTTACAGTAGCACGTTCAGTGTCACTCCACCCAGGATTGTAAGTAATACTAATATTTCCTTCCCTGATAGAAAAGACATAGCTAATCAAATCCCTGACATTATCAATTAATCCACCAGTATGACTAGGCCAAGGAACGGGAGTTAAGTCAGTACCTCCAAGTGTTTCCGGCTGCCGAGTTCTAGTTACTCCACCAGTATTCAAAAATCGCGGGGGTTCAGAATCTAAGTCAAAACCCTTAAGTGGGTCTGACTGATAAGACCTTGAAATACCATACCCAACTAAAGTAGCAGCAGCCAAAAATCCCATGATGGCGAAAGCAACAGACTCCTCCATTGCTAATGCCGAAAGCCCACTAGGGTCATAGAAATTGACTGGATTGGCGTTGCCATACAGATATTTGTGCAGCGACACTGGAACAAGATGACTACCTTCATAGGTATCTTTTCTGTTAAAACTTCCAATCCTGGGGTCGTAAAAACGTTGTCTTAGATAGTAGTCGCCTAAATTAGGGTCATATTGCTCGCCAGTGAAGCGATAGTTGTTAGTAGTATTCCCTGTAGAGCCAATTAAGTTGCCAAATGCATCATAGGTATAAGTGTCTGTAACATTACCACTAGCATTAGTCAAAGTCCGCGTGCTACCCAATCCATCCACGAGATAGAACGACTGTTGCCCACTTCGTGTCTGAGAAATCAGGTCATGTCCATACACGTAAGATGCCTGCACATTACCATTTGGAGTATACTCCTCCAGCACTTGAGCATAAGGCTGATTAGCATCAATTAAATAACGCGTCTCTTGACCATCGACAATTGAAGCAACCCGAACACCATCTGAGTTATATCGATACTCAGTTTGACTTGTACCACTTGCTGTCGTAACATCAGCGCCAATCAAGCGGTTTTGGTTATCCCACTTGTAAACTGTTTGGTCAGTGGCATTTTTAACACGAGAAAGGGTGTTGCCATTATTATCGTAGGTGTATTGAGTGATTTGACTATTACGGGCTTCTGTGAGAAGTCTGTCATTTACATCATAGACATAATTAGTCAATCCCTCAACCGAATCATTCCGTGAAAGACGGTTGCCTACCGCATCATAAGTATATTCCGTAATACGATCTCCAGATGCTGGGTCAGTGATAGCTTCTTTAGTAAGTCGGCGCAGGTTGTCATAGGTGTAATGGACTTGGCGTCCTCCGCTCTCATCAACAGCAATGCGGTTGCCAACTGAATCTAGGCTGTAGTGGTAGCTGGATATCAGTCCTGGTGTTCCTAAATTTTCTAGTAAAACCAACCGATTTAAAGTATCATACTCACGATTTTCAACTGTATTGTTAGAAAATTGAGTCTTTATAAGGCTACTATTAGCGTCATAAGTGTAAACGGTTACTTGTTGATTAGTGTCAGTAACGGTGGAGAGGCGATTGAGAGCATCGTATGTATATGTAGTAGTGCCTGATGGAACGATAACAGAAGTGCGATTACTTACAGGATCATAAGTGTATTGAATTTTCTTTCCATCAGGGTCAGTACGAGAAATTAAGCGATCTTTACTATCATAAACATATTTTGTGATACCTGTATTATCGGTAACTGTAGCAAGTTTTCCAGTTGAAGTGTAAGTGTAGGTAACAGCAGTACTGTTAGAAAATTGCTCTTTGATAAGGCGGTTAACAGCATCATATTCGTAGAGAGTGGCGTGATTATTGGCATCAGTAATACTATGAGTATTTCCAACAGCATCGTAGGTAATGGTCGAACGTTGACCTAGAGGCAACACAGTAGTAGCGCGACGACCTAGCGCATCGTATTCATAGAAAGTAGTGTGATTGTTGGCATCAGTCTGGGCAGTTAAATTACCAACTTTGTTATAGCTGTAAGTAGTGCGTTGTCCGAGTGCATCAGTAACGGTAGTTAGTCGGCTTTGAGCATCGTATTCGTACTGGGTAGTCACTCCTGCTTGGTCAGTTTCAGCCACCCAGCGACCCAAAGCATCATAGGTGGTAGTTGTATGAGTAGTATCAGCAAAGCGGGTTTCGACTAGGCGGTTCAACAAATCATAAACAAATTGGGTTGTATAACCTAGAGCATCTGTTTGGCTCAATTGGTTTCCTACTGCGTCGTAGGTGGAGGAGGTTTTATTGCCTAGCGCATCCTGGACAGTCGTGAGACGACCCAATCCGTCATATTCGTAAGTAGTTGTATGATTATTGGCATCAGTCTCGCTGACTAAATTACCCACTTCGTCATAGCTGTAAATAGTGCGATAACTCAGTGGATCTACAGTAGTGATAACTCTGTTAAGAGCATCATACTCATACCACGTAGTATTCCCTGCTTGGTTTGTAGAAGTGCTGGTACGTCCAAATGCATCATAGGTAGTAGCAGTACTACTACCATCAGCAAAGTGGGTACTTATGCGACGCCCTAAGCTATCGTAACTGTACTGCGTAGTGTGGTTTAAAGCATCAGTTTTGGTTAGTTGTTTGCCTATTGCACTGTAAGTATAAGTGGTTTTGTTACCTAAAGCATCACGGACAACAGTACGGCGACCATCTGCATCATACGTGTATTCTGTGCGATTCTCTAGCTCATCAATTTCGGCTTTTACTCGACCTGCTTTATCATATTCGACACGAGTTCTAGCATTGTCCAAGAGGTCATTTGGAGTGTTGTCAGGATAGATAATTTCAATCTGCCGTCCCAAGGCATCATAGATAGTGCGGGTTGTCTGTCCTAATTGGTCAATCGTGGCAATTTCCCGCCCTGCTGCATCATAGACGAAACGCTCAAAGGTGCTATTAGCATATCGAGCTTCTACAAGTTGGTTTCTATCATCATAAAGGTACTCTGTGCAACGACCCAGAGCATCAATGGTGGCAGTTTGATTTCCGGATTTGTCGTACTCAATGCGTGTAATGTTGCGCTCTGAA is part of the Nostoc sp. UHCC 0926 genome and encodes:
- a CDS encoding DUF4241 domain-containing protein gives rise to the protein MNKSSFIAAFITKEKILSPHSGEIILNTYNIGELILTSGNLVACDPFTGLHTEPFSATLPPGRYPVILSVAQILSSGDYRVAYAMLRLNEQIPVRWEMATRPGEELTELKEEEIFGYSVDAGTGCFIDADAAETMSTFYEIFADQLEAALEKNYTHTWDWAILPFDNYTEANIVAFKSGWGDGFYASYFGYDANNNIVNVVTDFYP
- a CDS encoding T6SS immunity protein Tdi1 domain-containing protein; the protein is MFEQFLENFKLTNRYENKTTEQVLLPSIFSKAIGAAEFLYKFEGSTFNNGLYRLHQIVEIEKWTLIVESAFPYFKGRINCFAYDWLGRQFTLDSNRVSEGEPLLLMFDVGAGEALEISVSFNDFHNLIVDYPKDALASHLFSEWKTTVVHEVQLHECVGYKIPLFLNGKEELSNLEVSSMKVYWELIGQILQQVRKLPAGSQISKIEIRD
- a CDS encoding DUF4241 domain-containing protein — encoded protein: MTNPDFSKAFQANCQLNSILGIMNLKSYKLGNLILNSNKLVACDPLVFPTTEPFNTNIKPGSYPVIVSVAYNQNNHDPIVAYAMLRFGEQIPTRWEMATRFGEDINSLKVGEKFGYYVDSGIGCFMDAEAGQIIYDSLLNTEIYEETLNGKLDELLEENDSFGFMWANMCIDESTAINVIAFAVGVGDGFYPSYFGYDVENNIVSIVTICLSGDLELIL